Below is a genomic region from Culicoides brevitarsis isolate CSIRO-B50_1 chromosome 2, AGI_CSIRO_Cbre_v1, whole genome shotgun sequence.
atcttttaaaaaaaaacaacttacgGTCAAACGTGCCCAGTTTCGCCctcaaacattaattttatttacgaaaacacaataaaatgtCGTAAAAGCATCTTtgtaataattcataaatatataataaatcgTAAGTATTTAATTCCTTTAGCATATAGTGATGTTTGGTTCTTGTTCTTTTTTGCTCtctcaacaattttttctcgttttttctttaaatttacatggaattttcggttttttgattttttttaaaggtgatTTAAGGTTTATTTTATGTGAGCGCAGTTTAGTCAACGCCAGCAAATCCTTGACTTCCTTCGATGGCTTTGATCAATTTGTCCTTGAGTTGTAAGTAACTGTCGTATGGGGGGAGATCCAATCGGTTgaagctgaaaatttaatggaaatattaattttttttttgtaaaaaaatttataatttcaaaattttttttttcttaattttaaatttaatgtaaaaatgttaatttaaaaaaaattcttaataattttaaaaatttttttttaaaaaaaaaatttttttttttgcagtaattacacaatttcgaactttttttttcctgtgagAAAAACTGAGCACGTCTTTTATTGAACACGggaatactttttatttatttaactttagaacactaatggaaaaaatttaaaatgtcgtGTACGATGAAGAAGAAGCACCAGGGAGAGACAAAAACTTTGCAAGGCACTTTTCAaacattgaattattttggagtttttatcaattttgtatcaaatctaattaaaaatctaattttttatatcaaaaaattttttttaatttatgaacttttttaaatttttgtatttttatgaaaaaaaatttattttccaacaaaatttcttcagaagattttttttttgaaaattattcttaagttttaatgaattttttattatttttttaaatgaattaaaaaaatttttcgaaaacatttttatcaaattgacttaaaaatcttaaatttttagcaaaattttcaatttttttaagatttttgaaagttttttttcaacttcgctcaaattttctcaaattttaattttttatttaaattttagggcATAAAATCACTCACCATGTATGAGCTCGAGGATAATTATCGGGAATTCCCCATTTTTCGATCGTAAACATTTGCGGCCCGTTACTTCCGTACAATTCCTTGAACCCATTCATCGGTACACGAGATGTTCCCGTCACAAATTGCAGTAATCTGGCGCGCATTTCGTTGCTAAAAGACAATACCGCACGCCAGAACCACTGAATTATCACATGATTTGCGTAATAATCGCCTTTGTAGAGCGTGTTTCGTTTCCAATCCTTCACGTCGATGTTCTGGATGCCGCACATGAGGAGTTCCAACTCGTTTtcgtcgaaaattttcaataaatgcaACGGCACAATCGATCCAAAGCCCTCCAAGAACGACTGCATCTGCTCCTGAACACGCGAAACGAAGCGCCATTGGATCACGAGACGAATATACTCGTCTTTGTTCTCGTCATTCACTTCAATACTACCTCCATTGGGTTTCAAGTCGCGTTGACTTGTGTGTCCGAACGTTTCTTCGTCGACGCAGAACGTCAAACCCAATTCGCTTGGATCGTTTTCTTTGATCCACTGCAACGAATTGTAATATTCCATGTCGACCGACTCCATGTCCTTCAAATCGATCGGTTTTTGCAACATCATCTTGTAAAAGGGACGAATGAAGAACGCATCCAAGAGTTTTCCGTGATAAACTGCCATTCCGGCGACGCGTCCAATGAATTTGAAGTAATTCAAGTGCTCTTCGTTGCACAAACCGCTGAACGGATTGATTTGAAGCGTGTAATTATCCATCGCGGAATACTCGAAGAGCCCGTAGTACGGATTGAACATCTCTTTGGACAGCAGGAAGAACCATTCGCGTGCCAAGCCGCCGTAATCGAGACCTGCTTCGCCCTCGAATTCGATCCAGAGCTTCGTTTTGAGCAAATCTACCTTGCTGACACCCATGATGATGCGATACGAGTCCTCGAGAATGGAGGCCCGACGTACTTTGATCTCGAATTTGTTAGGCACGTTTgtctaaaaatgcaaaattttcgtaaaaaaaggttttttttaagcaGAAATGAGAGGAAAAACTCACCGGTTTCCGTAATTGACTCTTGAGATACtcgtatttttgtttgtagtcTCTCGAATAAGGTACAGCTTGTCCCGCAATGTTGGGATTTGACAATCGGGGATCGTCCCATTGCGTTGTTCGAGTATCtgtttaatagaaaaaatatgaatttagtcaaaagtttttaaattttaatgaaattttaaatttttttcttaaaaatattgaaacattttttatattttcattaaaaattattattttttaaaataacttcttcagaaaattaattttttgaaaatatttttagtgaaaatcctttcaatttttgacagaatcagtaaattttcaaccaaattatcaaaatttttgaaaaaattatttcgactttggtttaatttatcaatttttatcaaaactttgtaaaaattatttgctgcaaatcaatttcgatttttatccaaattttaatttttttttgcaaaatcagtaaattttttacaaaatttttaaaatttaagaaaatttttgaaaaaaacgttcaatatttaaaaaaatttcaaattttttctgatcAAATTCTTTTTGGTTATAccaaaatttatagattttaaatgaaatttcttgaaaacaattatttcaatttcagaaaaattaaaatttcataagaagATCTTATGTTTTAGTCAAAATTCATCgaatttataacaaatttttatattgtttgagaaaattctatcaaattgagtcaaaattcttaaatttcttacaaaactataaatttttttgaacatttttggaaaattctattgaatttggtcaaaattttaatttttttaacgatattaagaaaattttaaataaaatttgaaataaaaatttatcaattttaaatgaaattatttaataatttttcgaaaatattttcaatttatgtaattttttgacaaaatttgataaatttttaataattttaactcaaaaaaatctttttagacaaaattttgacgaaaattgaattaattgattttttttttcacaaatttcttctaatttcAGCTAAAAACCCTTTACTCACTGTGAtcaatgaagaaaattctGCCATCCGAATGAATTCTCTCTTCCCATCCCTCGGGCAACGGTCCCAATTCGTCTTCGGATTTCCGTTCAACTGGCGCGGCGCTCGTTGTATTTGGCATGGGACTTGCTCTTCCCGTACGCGGATCGACCCACGACGTTTTCTTGTTCACGTGATCGATGAAAAAGATTCTGCCATTGGGCGCAAGTTGCATCGACCACCCCGACGGAAGTCCCTCGCCCGAAAGTTGATTTCTTGCAGCTGGCGCGGGCGAAGCATTCGCCGAATTGTTCTCATCGATGGAACTCGTGCGAGATTGGGAGGAAATGGATCGACCTTGATTGTTGTTGGCGCTCGACTGTGTCTCGGATGTGCTGTCAACGTCGTCCtgtgaacagaaaaaaaattaaaaaattagttttttgcgaaaattgaagaaatttagcaAAACTGACACTAAAAGTGGACAACATTCAACAGAAAACTgcctaaactaaaaaatttactaaactaagaggaaattaaaacgaacacaaacaaaaaatacctCCGAATTTTCTCGCCCGTTAATATTAGCCTCGGTATTATTACTAGAAGAAGTCGCTTCATTAGCGCTACGatccaaaataataataaaaaattaaaaaaatcaaaatttgaggtAAAGGGATCGCTTAAAGTACCTAGAAGACGTCGGAGGCAGAGGCGCAGCACGTTTAATGCCGCCCAAGCCAGCGGGAATACTTGGAGCAGGTCGTCTAGGAGGAATATTTGAAGGTAAAGGTGACGTCGCCGCGGATTCTTCGACTAACGAATCGCTCGGCGGATTTTGTGAGGTACTTGTGTCTTcctaaaaatccaaaaattataaaatttgtgcaaatttcaggtttttttcgacaaaaagtgCCAATCAAGAGGACAGAAAGAGAGACAAAGTGCATGAAGTGAGCGATATTTCGAGCGATATACAGCGCAAAACACACAGacacagacaaaaattaacCTCTTCTCGGTCTTCGTCGTCGGCAAAAAGGGACGTTAGCTCGACTTCGAcatcgacgtcgtcgtcatgACTCTCACTCGGTCCCGTAACTCTAATGTCAACAACTAATTCGTTACTACTACGTTCTAAGCTATTGTCGGGCAATGGCGGCGTCTCTAAACGACTTTCGGCATCGGATTCGTCGTCAATGGCTTCCgccaaattttcgataatggTTTCGGGAGGCGCAACAGTGTCGGAAATGACATCGCCGTCATCGGTATCGACGACGGAAATGTGAGGCGGCGAATCCTCCTTTGGAGTTTGAATGCGAATTGACGGTAAAATTGAATGGGCATGCAAattataatggaaaaattttatgaaccgaaaattttttgaaaatgatttttttttaagtgatggaaaatttaaattttgaatgaaaaaaaaaaatgattttcatgcaatttttgatctaactttaaaattttcatataatttttttaagaaaatttattcttttattttaaaaaaaatttttttttaaattcaagttcaaatttaagaatttttttttgaattttttgcttttttaagtaaaaaaatttttaaaatcaatattttaaattgaaaatatttaattttattatttgaactttcattttttataagaaaaaaaatttacagctgcaaaatttttcaataaaaatttaaatattgagctattttttaaatatttttgaacattttttacgaattcacagttttataaatcttaaaaaaccaaaaattccaatttaaaattaaaaatttttaaatttaaattattttgataggaaaaaattttgacagctaaagcaattttagttttaaatgtctcgattttgagaaatttttgataattttcatgaaattaattctccaaatctttcaaaaaattattttttttatgaaaaattttaaatttttaacaaaaaaataaaaataaaaaaaattataaaataaatattttgatagattttgtaaaaaattttaattttaaataatttattttgtgaaattttatttaaaaaaaaaataagcattttaaatatttgagatatatttgcatttaaataaattaaaaattttaaataccaatttaaaaattttaaaaattatttattaaattttaatatttgaataaaaaaaattaataaatttttaaaaacaattaaaattttgaaatatttttgatttttttctttttaaaaattaaattttttttcttgtttaataaaaatgaaatgtaaaaataattaacaagaaaaaattttaaaataaatttttttctaaaattttaatttaaaatattttttttttaaatttatttttccaattttaattaaattaagtcgaACAtgtcttcaaaaatattcaataactgaaaatttttcaataaaaaaaattaactaaaaaatttttaactgtcaaaatttttcacaaaaataaaaaatttcatgccctaaaaacccaaaaacttaaaaaaaataaaaaaatttctcacctgatttgaattatttaaacttcTAGAGTCAGCATCATCCACACTAATATGAAAGCGCCTTTGGAATGCAGCTGCTTCGtcgttgttttgttgttgtgtctGTTCTACGCTCGTTGAATTGCTGCTaaacgagcgaaaaaaaaaacaaaaacaaattttgataacaaaatttcgtcactcgcgaaaaaaaaattcgcaataTCACTCACGTAACCGTCGGTCGTTCCCATTGTGTCGAGCGCGCAACATGATTCACGTAGTACGTTCTCCCGTTGGCGTCTTGTCGCTCTTCCCATCCGAAGGGCAGCGGATCCTGACTCGACGAATTGGCACTGTATAGGCtctgaaacaaaaaagaacGCATTAAACGGGTGCTTTTCGCTGCAAAAACTCGCAAAATGACAACTTTTTGCcgcttgaagaaaaatttgctcGGCATCGAGAAGCGATTTTATGACAGACTGATGCACACAAGTCACAAGACAACGTCTGTGTTATCTTATCGCGAACGCGTCTCTTATCGCAAATCGTGTGTTTGTCTACTTACATTGGTTTCGTTTGTATCGACAATTTCCCAGTCTGGCTCAGGGGCGGCATCCAAATCGCGGATGTAGGCATGATAAATCTCCAGCATTCCGCGCACTTTGGAACGAACActgctcgaaaaaaaatttttttaattaaaatttatccaaaaaattgaaaaaattcacagtTTCTAGCCTAAAAAGGCgattttttgcaaacaaaagacatttttactcaaatcaACGGAAAATTCGTGTGTGATGCATTCCAATTTTTGGCTCGTGTCGAGTGtcgatgaaagaaaaaatcatgaatcacgtaaaaaaataataataaaaagccaTTTTCGAGCTAAAAACCTACCCAACTGACCTGCGCGGTCTCAACTGATACGTCTTGTTCTGAATAACACGTCCTTCCTGCTCTTTGGGTAGCTGAGCGAGCGTCAACTCAACCATGCCCAAGAAGTCGTCGCGCGTAAAGCGATTCTCATCGAATACCTGGAACACGAGTTTGTGCTCGTTTGGCTTGACGCGAAACACAAATTCCTCCTCCCATTTCGGGTTGAGGgtctttttcttcgtttttgtgTGCACCGAGTCGATATTGATGTCGCCGTAAATGGTGTTCAAGTCGATTCGGACATAGggatcactaaaaaaaattaggaaaaaagttgaattttgacgggattttttgaaattgtgacGTACCTTGCaccaaaaatgtcttttttagCGAGTTCATGTCCAGCAATTACTCGAATGCGCAGTTGACTGACACCCTCGTCGttctgaaaagagaaaaaaaaataaaaatttttaatgtaaatttgtaaaattttgttttaaaaatattttttaattgttatttggttgattttttgataaaatttataaaaaccttctaaaaaaatttttttttaaattttttccaacttaatttttatcctcaaaatttttaaataaatattctttttaatgaattatttttatattttatcgattttatgtctaaaaatttatttttaatcctaaaaaataattttaaaagccaAATTTCgacttaaatttaactttaaaaccctaaaattaaaatttaaacttgagtaaaaattataaaagcaaaattttgacGTTCGAAAGTCAATTAGATTCTGATTTTCAaccatttgatgaaaaatatttttttttaaattttcaatagtttttttcgaataaaaatttttcataaaacataatttttattaaattcaacagattttaatttttcgaaaaattattaaaaaaaaaataataattaatcaaatgtgaaataaaaaaaaaatatttttcaactttttgaaaatttttcttgaaaaaattaatttaaaaattatttaaataaaaaattaaaaataaaaaaaaaaaaaaaaatattcaaaaaatatttttaatttttttttaaagtaatattaattaaataaaaaatatcttttgaaaaattaattaatttattaattacattaaaaaaaaataaaattaatgattaaaaataaataaaaataaaaattataaaaaatataaaagtacgTAATgatgggaaaaatttaatatttttaaaaattaaaaaagaaacttttaaaagacaaaaaaaaatttttttttatcaattcagaaatgaaaaaaattataaataattttttttaaattacaattaaaaaaaaataagatatcagaatttctgttgaaattaggtttctaaatatttatatgttttttttttatttttttaaattttgagagaaaaatgttcaattttgttaagaaaaaaatttttaatttcaaaattacgctcaaaatattttaaattatcaagaagtctataaaattttaatacttttcgacaatttattttaattttttgacaatattttatcaatttttaaaagaatttctcaaaaatttcactttatgaaaataattttgtctcttaaaaatctctcaaaaagTACCATTCGCCTCCACGTACTCAAATCTTTTGAGGCTCGTGACGACTTGCATACGGAAATCCATAGTGACTGAGTGAGACGacgtgagacgaatgaaattgaactGTTATACATCTGTCAGCTAAGTATACCAGTCTGTTATACTTAGCTGACAGCATATAACagttcactttcattcgtctcaaattcCCCCTCACAGTCACTATGGATTTCGCATGCCATCCTGTCACGAGCCTCACGTATAACACATATAACAGTATCACTTTCAGCCGACTCATAGTGAACAAATAAAAGGTAAATACGAAGCTcgcaagaaagaaaaaaaaaacgcaaaaaacacgaaaaaatccCGCTGAACCGAGATAAATGCACGAAAACGGCGCAACTGACGGGCCCGTGAAACTATGTGAATACGTGCGAAGCGCCAAAGACGCgtggaaaaagtgaaaaaaaaacacaaaaaagtaatcGTAGCGATGTCACATTCACAGTCATCATCATTGTCGAAAATCATCCTGCAAAATTTTCACGTAATTTTGCTGCTAATTTGCACGTGTAACGTGCCCTTTGCCATCACGACGTCGCAAGATGCCACAAAATCCGCTTCAACGACAGGAGCTGCTGCTGCGTCGTCGTCGCCTTCTGCGAAAACTTTGAATGCTGGCGGAGGTCAGGAAATCTTCGAGAACGATGTTTTCTCGTCGATCATGAATAATGCGGCAGAAACGGTGGATGGCCTGACGACAGATGCCGACGGCAATATCGGAAGCACAAATTTGGTGTTTCAGCCAGCGAGCATCGATTTCAAGGAAAATGCCATCGGGGAGCCCCAAAGTCGCGTGATTACCGTTTTCAACAGACATCGCAATCAGAGCGTCGTTCTGGGCTCCATTTCGGGCAACGTTCCCGATTTTTACACTTCGTGGTCATTCGTGGACAAGGTCATTCCGCCAGAAggtaagcgaaaaaaaattagtttgttGCGTCTCCATACTCGTCATATCATGTTTACGTACTTTTTTCGTCGATATGTTTGCATGTGGTACGACGCACGTACGCGCTGTAACGAAATCCGATCGCCAAACATGAAGTTTTACCAACACATGTGTTACGAGGATCgcatttacatgaaaaaatcccttgtttgacacaaattttgatttttttcatgacgaCACGACGTTATCTCGCCGCAAATTGATTCGAATTTGGGTCATTTGAGCTGCGATAACTTCATCAAAGGTCAAATGTGGCTTTTTATCgctcattttttgatattttcaccGCAAATTTCACCAATTCTCACGTTTAAATCTCGTTTTTTGCAGGAAATGCCACTTTTAACATCGTCTTTCTGCCACGGAAGCTCGGAAATGCGCTCGGATTGCTGATGATTCATACCTCTTTTGGTCTCATCAAGTACGAAGTGCGGGGCGATGGCGTGGAATGTCCTTATCGCTTGACGCCACTGATAAATTTGAAGGCTCCCTTGAACGCGACGATCTCTCCGGAGATTTTCATGTACAATTATCACAGCAAACCACTGCAAATTGTCGAAGTTTACAGCAGCGGCGGCGCTTTTCAGCTAGAATTGCCAAGCGGGAAGCAAGAAGGGCCCCAAGCGCTGTGGGAAATACCGCCGTTCAGCATGAAAAGTGTCATTCGGgtcaaatttaatggaaaaacgcCCGGAAATCACACCGCTTATGTGAGGATTAAAATTTCCGCTGCCAATGATCCATCGCTGGCGAACCGAATGCTCGTTGTGCCGAtagaagttgaaattttcagtCATACGGGAGTTTATTCCAACACTCCGTTCATCGATTTTGGCTTTTTGGCGAACCGATCGACTGTGGAAAGGCGCAACTTGAGTCTCTTTAGTAGTCGAAAGACGGAAGAAACGAGTGTGGAAGTGAAATCGTGGCGTGTGGAAAGCGAAGAACCGGAAATTATCAAAAGTATGACGAttgaagtgcaaaaaaatcaagtcacTGTCGTGCTGGACTGGAGTAAAATCACGAAAAGTGAGCGATTTACGGGAGAAATTGTGCTGAAGACGGGCGATCGTGCCGGCGACGAGTACCGGATTCCATTTACGGGATGCATCGTAAAGGGAAGCCTCGTGTATGACACAAAAACGCtgcaatttttacttaataccGACCTCAATGGCGACACCGACGACgaaagagagaattttttactGCTGGATTCGTCGCCGCCCCTCGAACGCACGTTTGACGTGACAAACAACTTCAGCACGCCCATTAACGTGATAAATCTGACGACAAGCGATAGCAGAACGGATGCCGATACCGCCGCAATTGATCACATCAAGATAACGGGATTTCGTGCAACGACAATTCTCAAGCCGAACGAAACTTTGAGTCTTTTTCGGATTTCGCTCGTGAATATTCGCACACTTTTGGCATCAAATCCGCTTCCCTTGACGTTTTTGTTGCAATTACACACGAATATCAGTGTTTATGAGATCCCTCtgcatatttttaatggaCGTCTCAAGCGACTTGTGCCCCTCGAAGTCACCCATTACGACGGAACGAATGCTGGAGacgatcaaaatttgaattttgggaTTTTGCCGGTTGCTCAACCGCATCGCGGATTAATTGCGTTTGTCAATCCGAACCCGGTGCCAGTGCAAATCACGAATTTTCGCATGAAATCCGCCGATGGCACTTATATGTCGGTGACGTTGCGCGGATGTGGGCCCCATCAAATGGATAAGCTGCGATTGTGCAATAA
It encodes:
- the LOC134832926 gene encoding E3 ubiquitin-protein ligase Nedd-4 isoform X8, whose amino-acid sequence is MIHHSNSSSHVSSNSSMPNVPPRRRANSVQPNHRPAIEFVPRRSLIAPNDEGVSQLRIRVIAGHELAKKDIFGASDPYVRIDLNTIYGDINIDSVHTKTKKKTLNPKWEEEFVFRVKPNEHKLVFQVFDENRFTRDDFLGMVELTLAQLPKEQEGRVIQNKTYQLRPRRSVGVRSKVRGMLEIYHAYIRDLDAAPEPDWEIVDTNETNSLYSANSSSQDPLPFGWEERQDANGRTYYVNHVARSTQWERPTVTSNSTSVEQTQQQNNDEAAAFQRRFHISVDDADSRSLNNSNQDDVDSTSETQSSANNNQGRSISSQSRTSSIDENNSANASPAPAARNQLSGEGLPSGWSMQLAPNGRIFFIDHVNKKTSWVDPRTGRASPMPNTTSAAPVERKSEDELGPLPEGWEERIHSDGRIFFIDHNTRTTQWDDPRLSNPNIAGQAVPYSRDYKQKYEYLKSQLRKPTNVPNKFEIKVRRASILEDSYRIIMGVSKVDLLKTKLWIEFEGEAGLDYGGLAREWFFLLSKEMFNPYYGLFEYSAMDNYTLQINPFSGLCNEEHLNYFKFIGRVAGMAVYHGKLLDAFFIRPFYKMMLQKPIDLKDMESVDMEYYNSLQWIKENDPSELGLTFCVDEETFGHTSQRDLKPNGGSIEVNDENKDEYIRLVIQWRFVSRVQEQMQSFLEGFGSIVPLHLLKIFDENELELLMCGIQNIDVKDWKRNTLYKGDYYANHVIIQWFWRAVLSFSNEMRARLLQFVTGTSRVPMNGFKELYGSNGPQMFTIEKWGIPDNYPRAHTCFNRLDLPPYDSYLQLKDKLIKAIEGSQGFAGVD